A genomic segment from Bryobacteraceae bacterium encodes:
- a CDS encoding protocatechuate 3,4-dioxygenase → MNQFDRRTLLKSAALLWTPGLMAEELTRTPRQTEGPFYPDRLPLDKDNDLIVINDSLTPAVGEITHVHGRVLTTAGSPIRGIAVEIWQVDNNAAYIHSRSQNRDRRDTNFQGFGRFETGSTGEYRFRTIKPVPYPGRTPHIHFALKKGGVRMLTTQLYIKGHPQNRNDGVIRFVGDPKLLELLMADFVPVKDSKTGELTARFDIVLGGTPEDPKSDPFRGRGGRPPRPPV, encoded by the coding sequence ATGAACCAGTTTGACCGGCGTACGTTACTCAAGTCCGCGGCTCTGTTGTGGACGCCCGGACTCATGGCGGAAGAGCTCACCCGCACTCCACGCCAGACCGAGGGCCCGTTCTACCCCGATCGCCTTCCGCTCGACAAGGATAACGATCTGATCGTGATCAACGATTCGCTCACGCCGGCCGTCGGCGAAATCACCCATGTTCACGGCCGTGTGCTCACCACCGCCGGAAGCCCGATCCGCGGCATCGCTGTCGAAATCTGGCAAGTCGACAACAACGCCGCCTACATCCATTCCCGTTCGCAGAACCGAGACCGGCGCGACACCAACTTCCAGGGCTTCGGGCGTTTTGAAACCGGTTCCACTGGCGAGTACCGCTTCCGCACCATCAAGCCGGTGCCCTATCCAGGCCGCACCCCGCACATTCACTTCGCCCTGAAAAAGGGCGGCGTGCGGATGCTCACCACGCAACTCTACATCAAGGGACATCCGCAAAATCGCAACGACGGAGTGATACGCTTCGTAGGCGATCCGAAGCTGCTCGAGTTGTTGATGGCGGACTTCGTGCCGGTGAAAGATTCGAAAACCGGCGAACTGACGGCTCGCTTCGACATCGTCCTCGGCGGCACACCCGAAGACCCGAAGAGCGATCCGTTCCGGGGCCGCGGCGGTCGCCCACCACGCCCCCCGGTGTAA
- a CDS encoding magnesium chelatase, with amino-acid sequence MSHSRNLPQTLAELKRSEFSEERLGARTVKDELRQNLLCKLDRGEPLFPGVIGYEDTVAPQVVNAVLSRHNFILLGLRGQAKTRLIRMLTTLMDPSVPYIDGCELRDNPYNPVSRQARTMIDEMGGTTPIAWLTPDQRYIEKLATPDVTIADMIGDIDPIKAARRGHDIGDELTVHYGLVPRANRGIFAINELPDLAGKIQVGLFNIMQEGDIQIKGYPVRLPLDLLLVFTANPEDYTARGKIITPLKDRIGSEIRTHYPVDIEHGMAITGQEAWADRRSPVAVKTPEFIREVVEQIAFIAREDKRIDRRSGVSQRLPITVMENVVSNAERRALRSKESEAVPRVVDIYAALPSITGKLELEYEGELKGGEAVAMEIVRAAVGRVFSDRMEGVTFNSVVQWFDMGGAVQMDETVTSAGVVEQLGQIQGLLAKTRSLGLTENECDAMRASAGEFILEGLHAHRRITRSEEWTFAAEEKKSRQQQQPEERSRESRRKYQ; translated from the coding sequence ATGAGCCATTCGCGCAACTTGCCTCAGACGCTGGCGGAGCTGAAGCGGAGCGAGTTCAGTGAGGAGCGGCTGGGCGCCCGCACCGTGAAGGACGAGTTACGCCAGAACCTGCTCTGCAAGCTGGACCGCGGCGAACCGCTTTTTCCCGGTGTGATCGGGTACGAGGACACGGTGGCGCCGCAGGTTGTGAACGCTGTTCTCTCCCGGCACAACTTCATCCTGCTGGGGCTGCGAGGCCAGGCCAAAACACGCCTGATCCGGATGCTGACGACGTTGATGGACCCGTCGGTTCCCTACATCGACGGCTGCGAGTTACGGGACAACCCGTACAATCCGGTGTCGCGGCAGGCGCGCACGATGATCGACGAGATGGGCGGCACGACGCCGATTGCGTGGCTGACGCCGGACCAGCGGTACATCGAGAAGCTGGCGACGCCGGACGTGACGATCGCCGATATGATCGGCGATATCGACCCGATCAAGGCGGCGCGGCGCGGGCACGATATCGGCGACGAACTGACGGTTCACTACGGGCTGGTGCCGCGCGCCAACCGCGGCATTTTCGCGATCAACGAACTGCCGGACCTGGCCGGCAAGATCCAGGTTGGGCTGTTCAACATCATGCAGGAAGGCGACATCCAGATCAAAGGCTATCCGGTGCGGCTGCCGCTGGATCTGCTGCTGGTCTTCACCGCCAACCCGGAAGATTATACGGCGCGCGGCAAAATCATAACTCCGCTGAAGGACCGCATCGGCAGCGAAATCCGCACGCACTATCCGGTGGATATCGAGCACGGCATGGCGATCACGGGGCAGGAGGCGTGGGCGGACCGCCGGTCTCCGGTGGCGGTGAAGACGCCGGAGTTCATTCGAGAGGTAGTGGAGCAAATCGCCTTCATCGCGCGCGAGGACAAGCGGATCGACCGGCGCAGCGGCGTGTCGCAGCGCCTGCCGATCACGGTGATGGAGAACGTGGTGTCGAACGCCGAGCGGCGGGCGCTGCGATCGAAGGAGTCCGAGGCGGTTCCACGGGTGGTGGACATCTACGCGGCGCTGCCTTCGATCACCGGGAAGCTGGAGCTCGAGTACGAAGGGGAATTGAAGGGCGGGGAGGCGGTGGCGATGGAGATCGTCCGAGCCGCGGTGGGACGGGTGTTCAGCGACCGGATGGAGGGCGTGACGTTTAACTCCGTGGTGCAGTGGTTCGACATGGGCGGCGCCGTGCAGATGGATGAGACCGTGACCTCGGCGGGGGTTGTCGAGCAACTCGGGCAGATTCAAGGGCTGCTTGCGAAGACGCGCAGTTTGGGGCTGACGGAGAACGAGTGCGACGCGATGCGCGCCTCGGCCGGCGAGTTTATTCTCGAGGGGCTCCACGCTCACCGCCGGATCACGCGGAGCGAGGAGTGGACATTCGCGGCTGAGGAAAAGAAGAGCCGCCAGCAGCAGCAGCCGGAGGAACGCTCCCGCGAGTCGCGCCGGAAGTATCAATGA
- a CDS encoding dihydrodipicolinate synthase family protein: MPSRIDRRAFLAAAAAAPLLAAEKKWEGIFVIMQTPFHDDLAIDEDTLRRETDFLCRGGIHGVVWPAGAGETTSISHNERMKHSGAVVQAAKGRTTVLIGVHGANKFEAMDYARHAEKIGADGLHALGPTDGFGDQKIMEDYFLAIASVSKLPMCIQVSNGGMTTDFLLRMADQIPTLRILKLEAGNVPHEVSRVVKARKRELFPSTGGGAMNLYNEMERGSGGTMAGAGLADIQALVWDLYHEGKKAESLALFEKFLLSAVLERRVGFVIQKEILRRRGIFKNVVMRRSSNFTMDAADLRELDEIMEMLRPHFRA; encoded by the coding sequence ATGCCTTCACGGATCGATCGGCGGGCGTTTCTCGCGGCCGCAGCAGCAGCGCCGCTCCTCGCGGCGGAAAAGAAGTGGGAAGGGATCTTCGTGATCATGCAGACGCCCTTCCACGACGATTTGGCGATTGACGAAGACACGTTGCGCAGGGAGACGGACTTCCTCTGCCGCGGCGGCATCCACGGCGTGGTTTGGCCCGCCGGCGCGGGCGAGACGACGTCGATTTCCCACAACGAACGCATGAAGCATTCCGGAGCCGTGGTGCAGGCGGCCAAGGGGCGAACCACCGTGCTCATTGGCGTGCACGGCGCCAACAAGTTCGAGGCGATGGACTATGCGCGCCACGCCGAGAAGATCGGGGCCGACGGCTTGCACGCGCTCGGACCAACGGACGGCTTCGGCGATCAGAAGATCATGGAGGACTACTTCCTGGCCATCGCGTCCGTATCGAAGCTGCCGATGTGCATCCAGGTTTCGAATGGCGGCATGACGACGGATTTTCTTCTGCGGATGGCCGATCAGATTCCTACGCTGCGGATTCTCAAGCTCGAAGCGGGCAACGTTCCGCACGAGGTGAGCCGGGTGGTGAAGGCGCGAAAGCGCGAGCTGTTTCCCTCCACCGGCGGCGGCGCGATGAACCTGTACAACGAAATGGAACGCGGGTCCGGCGGCACGATGGCCGGCGCGGGGCTGGCCGACATCCAGGCGCTGGTGTGGGATCTGTATCACGAGGGGAAGAAGGCGGAGTCCCTCGCGTTGTTCGAGAAGTTCCTGCTTTCGGCGGTGCTTGAAAGACGCGTGGGATTCGTCATCCAGAAAGAGATCCTGCGGCGGCGGGGCATCTTCAAGAACGTGGTGATGCGGCGATCGAGCAACTTCACGATGGACGCGGCGGACCTGCGCGAACTCGACGAGATCATGGAGATGCTGCGCCCGCATTTCCGCGCCTGA
- a CDS encoding DUF1501 domain-containing protein codes for MPTRRELLSQLGAGFGLTAFSALQAQYTLAPRQPHFAAKAKHVIFLFLNGGMSQVDTFDPKPELQKRHGEPLPGGNPRTERTTGSLFRSPFEFRRCGQSGLEVSEIFPEIGSLIDDVCVVRSTFTHNPIHESALMMMNCGDIQPGRPSMGSWLTYGLGTENESLPGYVVLCPGAPVVGPPLWNSAFLPAAFQGTHIRNNESDPYKLIPNLERGVAPEQQRRQIDLLARLNRTHAADRGGDLELESTVQSMEVAFRMQTEALEAFDVGREPERVRREYGAEDNDFARGCLLARRLVERGVRMVQIYYGNGQPWDNHDDILVHRKLAARSDKPIAALIRDLKERGLFGETIVIVTSEFGRTPTVENSAAVKVQNGRDHNPYGFTTLLAGGGFRGGTAYGATDDFGFRAMENKAHVHDIHATVLRQMGLDHTRLTFRYSGRDFRLTDVAGRVIDEIIA; via the coding sequence ATGCCGACTCGCCGTGAATTGCTCTCGCAACTGGGCGCCGGGTTTGGCCTAACCGCCTTTTCCGCGCTGCAGGCGCAGTACACGCTGGCGCCGCGACAGCCCCACTTCGCGGCCAAGGCGAAACACGTGATCTTCCTGTTCCTGAATGGCGGCATGTCGCAAGTGGACACGTTCGATCCGAAGCCGGAGCTACAGAAGCGCCACGGCGAGCCGCTGCCGGGGGGCAATCCGCGGACGGAGCGCACCACGGGGAGCCTGTTCCGATCGCCCTTTGAGTTCCGCCGGTGTGGGCAATCGGGGTTGGAGGTAAGCGAGATCTTCCCGGAGATCGGCTCGTTGATTGACGATGTTTGCGTGGTGCGGTCCACGTTCACACACAATCCGATTCACGAGTCGGCGTTGATGATGATGAATTGCGGCGACATCCAGCCGGGGCGGCCATCGATGGGTTCGTGGTTGACCTACGGTTTGGGGACGGAGAACGAGAGCCTTCCGGGGTACGTGGTGCTGTGTCCGGGGGCGCCGGTGGTGGGTCCGCCGCTGTGGAACTCGGCGTTCCTGCCGGCGGCGTTTCAAGGAACGCATATCCGGAACAATGAGTCCGATCCGTACAAGCTGATTCCGAACCTGGAGCGCGGCGTGGCGCCGGAGCAACAGCGGCGGCAGATCGATCTGCTGGCGCGGCTGAACCGGACGCATGCGGCGGATCGCGGCGGGGATTTGGAATTGGAGTCGACGGTGCAATCGATGGAGGTCGCCTTCCGGATGCAGACCGAAGCGCTCGAAGCGTTCGACGTTGGGCGCGAGCCGGAGCGAGTCCGGCGGGAATATGGCGCGGAGGACAACGACTTCGCGCGCGGGTGCCTGCTGGCGCGGCGGCTGGTGGAGCGGGGCGTGCGGATGGTGCAGATCTACTACGGCAACGGTCAACCGTGGGACAACCACGACGATATCCTGGTGCACCGGAAGCTGGCGGCGCGATCCGACAAGCCGATCGCGGCGCTGATTCGCGACTTGAAGGAGCGGGGGCTTTTCGGCGAGACGATCGTAATTGTGACGAGCGAGTTCGGGCGGACGCCGACGGTGGAAAACAGCGCCGCGGTGAAGGTGCAGAACGGCCGGGATCACAACCCGTACGGGTTCACGACGCTACTGGCCGGCGGGGGATTTCGCGGCGGAACGGCCTACGGAGCTACCGACGATTTCGGGTTTCGCGCCATGGAGAACAAAGCGCACGTGCATGACATTCATGCGACGGTGCTGCGCCAAATGGGCCTCGACCACACGCGGCTCACGTTTCGCTACTCGGGCCGCGATTTCCGGCTGACGGATGTCGCGGGGCGGGTGATCGACGAAATCATCGCGTAA
- a CDS encoding RraA family protein encodes MPKLWKNDDALFALARKELFTAVVGDVMDKLGLRRQFLPPRIQPLDRAMATIGRAMTVLEADCFEDSGFGLMFEALDNLEKNEVYVCAGASPTYALWGELMSVRAMQCGAVGAILDGYSRDTRGILKLRFPCFSYGSYAQDQGPRGKVIGYRVPIEMDGVRILPGDIVFGDLDGVCVVPRESEEAVFRAAIEKARGEKTVRKSLERGMTARDAFNKYGIL; translated from the coding sequence ATGCCGAAACTCTGGAAGAACGACGACGCGCTTTTCGCACTCGCGCGCAAGGAGTTGTTTACGGCCGTAGTGGGCGATGTGATGGACAAGCTCGGGCTGCGCCGGCAGTTCTTGCCGCCGCGTATCCAGCCGCTGGACCGGGCCATGGCGACAATTGGCCGCGCGATGACCGTGCTCGAGGCGGATTGTTTCGAGGACTCCGGCTTTGGGCTCATGTTCGAAGCGCTCGACAACCTGGAGAAGAACGAGGTGTATGTGTGCGCCGGGGCGTCGCCCACCTACGCGCTTTGGGGCGAACTGATGAGCGTCCGGGCGATGCAATGCGGCGCGGTGGGTGCGATCCTCGACGGCTATTCACGCGATACGCGAGGGATCCTGAAGCTGCGATTTCCTTGCTTCTCATATGGTTCGTACGCGCAGGACCAGGGCCCGCGGGGAAAGGTGATCGGGTACCGCGTGCCGATCGAGATGGATGGCGTGCGGATACTGCCGGGGGATATCGTCTTCGGCGATCTGGACGGGGTTTGCGTGGTGCCGCGGGAGTCCGAAGAAGCGGTGTTCCGAGCGGCGATCGAGAAGGCGCGCGGCGAAAAGACCGTACGCAAGTCGCTCGAGCGTGGAATGACGGCGCGGGACGCGTTCAACAAGTACGGAATTCTGTGA
- a CDS encoding TIGR00730 family Rossman fold protein produces the protein MKRVCVFCGSAGGGRPEYLDAAAALGRRLAGDGITLVYGGGRTGLMGALADAALAAGGEVIGAMPKPLVDKEVSHGGLTQLHVVGSMHERKALMADLADGFISLPGAFGTFDELCEILCWGQLGFHHKPVGLWNVAGYWNPMRALFDHAVAEGFLKPQHRDMALVEDDLDRLLARMRAYEPVHLDKWWQRR, from the coding sequence GTGAAGCGCGTTTGTGTCTTTTGCGGATCGGCCGGCGGCGGGCGTCCGGAGTACCTGGACGCAGCGGCGGCGCTGGGGAGGCGGCTTGCGGGCGACGGGATCACGCTCGTCTACGGCGGTGGACGCACGGGACTGATGGGAGCGCTGGCCGATGCGGCTCTGGCGGCGGGCGGGGAGGTGATCGGCGCGATGCCGAAGCCGCTCGTCGACAAGGAGGTCTCGCACGGCGGGCTCACGCAACTCCACGTGGTCGGCTCGATGCACGAGCGCAAGGCGCTGATGGCGGATCTGGCCGACGGATTCATTTCCCTGCCGGGCGCGTTCGGGACGTTCGACGAACTGTGCGAGATCCTATGCTGGGGACAACTCGGGTTCCATCACAAGCCGGTGGGATTGTGGAACGTGGCCGGGTATTGGAATCCGATGAGGGCGTTGTTCGATCACGCGGTGGCGGAGGGATTCCTGAAACCGCAGCACCGTGACATGGCGCTGGTTGAGGACGACCTGGACCGGCTGCTGGCGCGCATGCGCGCCTATGAGCCCGTGCATCTCGACAAGTGGTGGCAGCGGCGCTAG